The following proteins come from a genomic window of Rattus norvegicus strain BN/NHsdMcwi chromosome 8, GRCr8, whole genome shotgun sequence:
- the Oaz2 gene encoding ornithine decarboxylase antizyme 2 isoform 2 (protein translation is dependent on polyamine-induced +1 ribosomal frameshift; isoform 2 is encoded by transcript variant 2), whose amino-acid sequence MINTQDSILPLSNCPQLQCCRHIVPGPLWCSDAPHPLSKIPGGRGGGRDPSLSALIYKDEKLTVTQDLPVSDGKPHIVHFQYEVTEVKVSSWDAVLSSQSLFVEIPDGLLADGSKEGLLALLEFAEEKMKVNYVFICFRKGREDRAPLLKTFSFLGFEIVRPGHPCVPSRPDVMFMVYPLDQNLSDED is encoded by the exons ATGATAAACACCCAGGACAG TATTTTGCCTTTGAGTAACTGTCCCCAGCTCCAGTGCTGCAGGCACATTGTTCCAGGGCCTCTGTGGTGCTCC GATGCCCCTCACCCACTGTCGAAGATCCCCGGTGGGCGAGGGGGCGGCAGGGATCCTTCTCTCTCAGCTCTAATATATAAG GACGAGAAGCTCACTGTAACCCAGGATCTCCCCGTGAGCGATGGAAAACCTCACATTGTGCACTTCCAGTATGAGGTCACCGAGGTGAAGGTGTCTTCCTGGGATGCAGTCCTGTCCAGCCAGAGCCTGTTTGTAGAAATCCCAGATGGATTATTAGCTGATGGGAGCAAAGAAGG ATTATTAGCACTGCTAGAGTTTGCTGAGGAGAAGATGAAAGTGAACTACGTCTTCATCTGCTTCAGGAAGGGCCGGGAAGACAGAG CTCCACTCCTGAAGACGTTCAGCTTCTTGGGCTTTGAGATTGTGCGTCCAGGTCATCCCTGTGTCCCCTCTCGGCCAGATGTGATGTTTATGGTTTACCCCCTGGACCAGAACTTGTCTGATGAGGACTAA
- the Oaz2 gene encoding ornithine decarboxylase antizyme 2 isoform 1 (protein translation is dependent on polyamine-induced +1 ribosomal frameshift; isoform 1 is encoded by transcript variant 1): MINTQDSSILPLSNCPQLQCCRHIVPGPLWCSDAPHPLSKIPGGRGGGRDPSLSALIYKDEKLTVTQDLPVSDGKPHIVHFQYEVTEVKVSSWDAVLSSQSLFVEIPDGLLADGSKEGLLALLEFAEEKMKVNYVFICFRKGREDRAPLLKTFSFLGFEIVRPGHPCVPSRPDVMFMVYPLDQNLSDED, from the exons ATGATAAACACCCAGGACAG TAGTATTTTGCCTTTGAGTAACTGTCCCCAGCTCCAGTGCTGCAGGCACATTGTTCCAGGGCCTCTGTGGTGCTCC GATGCCCCTCACCCACTGTCGAAGATCCCCGGTGGGCGAGGGGGCGGCAGGGATCCTTCTCTCTCAGCTCTAATATATAAG GACGAGAAGCTCACTGTAACCCAGGATCTCCCCGTGAGCGATGGAAAACCTCACATTGTGCACTTCCAGTATGAGGTCACCGAGGTGAAGGTGTCTTCCTGGGATGCAGTCCTGTCCAGCCAGAGCCTGTTTGTAGAAATCCCAGATGGATTATTAGCTGATGGGAGCAAAGAAGG ATTATTAGCACTGCTAGAGTTTGCTGAGGAGAAGATGAAAGTGAACTACGTCTTCATCTGCTTCAGGAAGGGCCGGGAAGACAGAG CTCCACTCCTGAAGACGTTCAGCTTCTTGGGCTTTGAGATTGTGCGTCCAGGTCATCCCTGTGTCCCCTCTCGGCCAGATGTGATGTTTATGGTTTACCCCCTGGACCAGAACTTGTCTGATGAGGACTAA